The Rissa tridactyla isolate bRisTri1 chromosome 1, bRisTri1.patW.cur.20221130, whole genome shotgun sequence DNA segment ttctccagcctgggtctctgaaactgtagctccgcagactcttatgctgctgactggcatctccgctagcaggatcctggctaggtgatcgtgcttcgtgactctttcaaagaagaggttcacgcgcagttttggggctcccttggccaagttggcccacgacgttcctctgaccacttgcccatgagggtcgtggatatgacattggatattcaaggtgcacagggaatgagcgctgtgctcccgcagggagtgcgagtcagcccaccaagtttccgtgatggcgactacgtcatagctgtcctgctgcacaatggttggactccatgatctcaaatgtcgtttccaaccatgaagattctatgattctatgatctccatggGAGAGTTGGGATTACTGTAGCATATACTGTTGtccttacacaaaactgattctctgctcctgtcaagggacaaaactgatctgctgacagtcacagggatagagaaaatattgacttttttattggttgacaagaggggcaccccagggggttcccggccccacccttcccacccattgggggaaattgctgaagcagacacggcgcgtccggcagcagcgtctccagcagtccttcaggcggtacCAGAGCCAggtgcagcactgacacaggcaccgtcctagcgggcacagccctggggacgcctggtcacactccctgtccatgacctcgccgtgctgctgcctctcctcctccaaggtcttgacagtgtccaagagctccaagtagagcaacttgtcgtccgtggccttggctggggggctgctgggcggcggaagcacagtcatggggctctgcgccctgtccctcctcccttccgcatccgtgggggtgctcctgcctgagcctggggggctgctggtgcttggccccatggagttgttcttgcCCGGCCccgtcttgctgtttctcttcacttccgccaggctccccctgccgagctccacagggctgctcctttccttctccttcacacttctctctggtcctgtgtcctcctccttctccatgatcccatcctcagccttatccgtgtttacatccacccacggccgctccgctcccaggtgatggggcttcactgtggcccccagctgctgctgcgcctccatcctgcccaggggatggaagggctccccggggaggttccgatcacaggcccccgctgccccttgccaacgggcctgcagcaccttcagcatctcacagcactgcctggccatctcctgggtggactcgaaacagcggaggagctccatgaccagctccccttggtccgaggccatggctggggggctgcagggtgaaggctgcgtgtccacagggctctgcgccctgtccctgctttccctggggaccggctcttgcttggtccttgtaggcagttcctgtgggggctcctggcagagggctggccctggctcctccaccctcccgttgacagtcctggggggatggcggggtcctgagcggtcgagtgctgccagctccgccatcgcactAGGCtggggctccgggaaggagtagagggagttgagggaagaggagcctctgtcagtCACAGAGTCCATGGTgaccagcggggcccgtggggagcgatgcttcctgttcaaggcctccgcactcgccctgcagagcaggagaaagagaccccgctgcaccccagaccccagaagaacccgcaggcagcacccctccttggctggcggtcagggctgcccagcgcaggcaggggcagggcacggggtgagggtctggggcagcatctggggtctcccccacactcaccgcttctcctgcttcgaatgggatttctccacttctccatacactgcccgagaagctgcagcgggaggagacagattgagcggccggcagcccccggcacagccccggctcagggctgccgtggggtgtcggctgtttgcagggtgctccatgctggggccactcaccgctctgcttctctggccgggctcctgtcttgcttgtctgacgcttcttcttactcttcttcttccaccacttctgcaaggtccccaggagctgtgtGAGACGGGAGcgcctcccagtcccacaccacagccccccacggcaccccacaccaccctatgccatccgtcaccaccccacgccgcagcacagtgtggtgcaacagtcacctacctgaagccgcttgctctgcagcacagctgagaatacgctgagccccatcacaatcaggaggagagggcccaggggagacacggcgtcagagcgccccatggcaccaacgccggtgtggctgcggtgctctgagtcaccagcacagaaccgcaatgcggctccccagtgtcctcctgggtccccagtgacgggacccgcaagactgctggggtgtcagaggccgaggctgcagtctgcccagacaatgccagactgcggtgcccagcatccactgacggctccagtggggaccgcgtcccccttttatagtgcggcaggggggcacgtcccccctttgtgacatcgtggggcagtcagagcccccctttgtgacatcacaggcagtcagagccccccttggtgacatgcagcaggggatgaggaagagcaagacaaggagggcacttgccccaggctgacaacaggactatttcatagcacgaacatcacattcagtacaaattataaagtttgctgtgtagttcaactctcccttgatggcggcggtgcAGAGAACTCCTTGCTGCGGTGCCGgaaccctgagcccttcccttcctcccaaagccgcagcgctcacggtgtcccccattggctgtcccctgctgggagtgcacggcttcctgctgatggaaggggctgggtgtagtccttgggtattttacatcgttatcgggattgacactgcttctttagcattattagtgtaaattctttagttttatcctagtaaatctatttctattgcaaccctcatgtttccttctttttccccaattcctCTTCCCCGGTGAGGAGGGGTCATCGGgcgagagagtagttgtctaaaggacaagaaattgtggtgggtttctcaaaccataacaagaagggagggagaaggagaagggccccaccccttcagggcatggtttgggtgcgaaggcaccttaaaggccacccagtgccaccccctgccctgggcagggacacctcccaccagcccagcttgctccaagccccagccaacctggccttgaaccccttcagggatggggcagccacagcttctctgggcaacctgggccaggggctcaccgccctcacagccaagaatttctgcccgagatcttagctcaatctcccctcttgcagtggaaaccccttccccctcgtcccatggctcccctccctcatccagagtccctccacagctttcctggagccccttgagggactggaaggggctccaaggtctccccgcagccttctcttctcttaacGCCTCTCACAgtaggcacgtcagcataacccatctgcagcctttggaatgggaagtatgaccatggttgccctccagcctcctgcttgggttttgcaccggaaaacttccaacatgtgggccaagaactcacaatcccctttactgccacaTGTCTTCCGGgggctgtccaccttttctcaatctgattaaaaattgtcatccctccatgtgttttatcacaaaaccgcctagccaaagccatttaGTATTCTTTTGGTAAGACGGGGTTTCCTCCGGTAGTCCAAATTCTAGTTCATCTttcatggaggagggagggatcccgagtgcagggcccagttccattttttacagaccaaggcagcgttagatctgtccctgtcgtctgaccgatggaagacacgtctcagacagacatcaggtaggtgagcccagcgattctgctcagcttcgctgtcatcttccattgagaagacagtttttcacttctcttctgggtgttgagcaaacctagaggaagactctctccagcaggctcccgaaaagaccaaagtccgccctccggaagtccatggtggcagttctgctgacgcccttccttgcttccctaagaatcagaaactctgccatttcatggtcactgtgcccaagacggcctccaacatcacatcccccacaagtccttctctgttcacacacagcaggtccagcagggctccttccctagtgcgttcccccaccagctgtgtcaggaatttattcccacacaccccagaaacctccaagactcttccctctcagctctacTGGGTTCCCCGTTATCCCGTGCCCTATTGTTACACTCCCTCAGCCACAGTCCCTCCCAATCCCtcctggaggccccctttagggactgcaaggccgctacaaggtctccccgcagccttctcttctccaggctgaacaaccccaactctctgctgctctgccctctccctgacgctccgcagcctttctgctccctctttgacctctgccgccaggccgagcggatcagccgcctgctcgcacctcacgcacccggcatcccttctaccctccgctacccgggagagacctgggagccgcccccgccccggcactgcctggtggcccccgcagcccccgccctctctccccagctgtggctgagcccgtccccgccggacgggggctgagatggggctggggacccccctgccgctgccgggacctggctgtgcctgggggccctgctgggacccccctgagcGGAgtcggcgcagggctggggtctcggtgggacccccgtccccgctgccctgcgctttccatgctgcctggcccctttgccttcctcctcggccgctggggctgccctggccgggctccctcctcgccccggggctccccgcggggacagcggctccttcccctcgccatgtccccccagccgggtccctgcactcagccgggggcggtgctgctgcccccccgcgctcccctcgctacggccatccctgctgccagcgtctgtgcgccatcccagccagcccgagggcactccgtgtcccccgcaccctgttccggctgccccagcgcctccggctctcatccccaggttcccccatcacccacgggtgtccccccgggtttggccactctccccctccccaccagctgattggtcccctccaccggtgacaagatggcatgagccccgatGCCtccgtgtcgtggtttagcctcagacggcaacaaagaaccacgtgccgctcggtcgggccttcccgatacaggaagaatcagaagaaaaaaaaggcaagactcttgggttgagacaaaggcagtttaacagaacagcaaagggaacaagcaaacaacaacaagaacacggacagaggcatatacacacacgattacgggaccgccgctccccgccgctccccgaccggacccgggacgccccagcccgctccaagtgcgacttcctgccccctcccccggcagctcagggtgggcatggctcacatggcatggaataccaggaaaaattaaccctatccccgccggaacaaGGACACTCCGCCAGCCACtctgtgggatgtggggcagggatggggacgaggggcccagccccccccggcacaggctgtcgggcagggtgagcgcggaccagccgccgtcgctgtcgcaggagaagagccagaggtcactcagccagagctgatggagtcgttattttattgaggacggatcagtaaatgcaggggggtgagatattccgtaagccaggatggatcggcaggaaatgctccgctatttaccgcacgcagggtttgggtgggatacaaaggtccATGCTCTGTCACCGAAGgtgtcgagggccagacccctccgtccctcccgggcaccatcctggccccagccagcacccggaggggacggggtgggggctgccctgctcccctggaaccctcaccagggctgctggacactggagtggcgtctcggggggctgcagcagactcgagccctggccaggcagggtggcaggcactggtggggacacaggaggagcagaaggtgtctatgcatatatctatatggtccagaggaggccctggagatgctgggagggctggaggccctgtgctgtgaggacgggctgagagagttgggggggttcagcctgaagaagagctccactgagaccttggagccccttccagtccctcaaggagctccaggaaagctgtggagggactctggatgagggaggggagccatgggacgagggggaagggttttccactgcaagaggggagattgagctgagatctcaggcagaaattcttggctgtgagggcggtgagcccctggcccaggttgcccagagaagctgtggctgccccatccctggaggggttcaaggccaggttggccggggcttggagcaagctgggctggtgggaggtgtccctgcccagggcgggggggtggaatgagatgatctttaaggtcccttcccacccaaaccattctgtgattctatgattccacatctATATTTCTATAcgtcacaacccagacaactgctcggggggccgtgacccctcaaccctgcagctggggcagccccggccgagtcagggtcCCGctgtcaggctcctcttccctggtgctggtggagcttccaccctgcaggtccatgaagtgCCAAGGGgtgctcaggacgagccaccctcatggagcacccgtggccaccactttccctgggggcagtgagtccactgggccatcaggcagcattgcccaggaccagcacactcatgaggaagaccatgaggaagaagacccacatgaagaagcggtccatcaccttggccatcTTCTTCCACTCAGCGGTCCGGTGCTGGGAGGCTCGGTGGCGCCGGAAGCAGCCGGCGATGTAGCCCACATTCCTCAGCATGTCATCGTGGTGGCACAAGCAGCAGTcccagggacagccccctgcctcggcacccacctccccctccatggggctctcccctggccccccagtgtcctccctgcccaaCCGCCTGCGCGGCACCCaccgggggctcttgcagctctcgcctacCTCGTAGacgcagcagagccgggccatgtggtggaggatgagccacctggcccaggggggcacgggccagGTCCCCGGTCTGCAGTGGTGGATGTTCATGATGAAggtggtcagcgcggtggaggccgtgatcatggtcatggtggagatgtagtacttccctgcgtgggtaatgggtggtgatgccgcagcggggtggggagagacccgtgcgcacctccccccatcgaaacccccccctgtcatgggggggtgcccaccaccccggtgcagatgccctggtcccatgggatgGTCCTGagtgccatcaaggctcaccaatgagcgggacgctctccgaggggaccatgtgctcacagtggtggaagcaaccactggatgactggaaacataccctgtgccccgtGCCGCTCCAAGGAACGCTGTCCTGGGCCTTgacaagcaagtcctgtggtgacacggcaccccagagagaaccgagtcggacaatgggactcatttccaaaacactctCAGGTCCCTGGGCCAAAGAGtgtggcactgagtgggtatatcacggCCCCTGCCATTCGCCCGCCTCTGGGAAGATCGAACAATACAACGGGCTGTAAAAAACTACCCTGAGAGCAATGGGggggtgggaccttaaaacaatGGGATACACAGTTAGCAAAGgccacctggctagttaacacctgGGAATCTAATAATTGAGCTGGTCCTGCCCAATCAGAACTTCCACGTACcctagaaggggataaagtccccgtagtgcacatgaagagtgtgtcagggaagacagtctgggttagtcctgcctcgggcaaaggcaaacccatctgtgggattgctttcacttaaggaagagagaactagagcagggcaggtttagattaggcattaggaagaagttctttacaacgagggtggtgagacactggcccaggttgcccagagaggtggtggaggccccatccctggagacattcaaggccgggcttcatgaggctcggagcaacctgatctagttgaagatgtccctgcttactgcaggggggtgggactagatggcattta contains these protein-coding regions:
- the LOC128900850 gene encoding neuronal acetylcholine receptor subunit alpha-10-like, whose protein sequence is ESVPLIGKYYISTMTMITASTALTTFIMNIHHCRPGTWPVPPWARWLILHHMARLCCVYEVGESCKSPRWVPRRRLGREDTGGPGESPMEGEVGAEAGGCPWDCCLCHHDDMLRNVGYIAGCFRRHRASQHRTAEWKKMAKVMDRFFMWVFFLMVFLMSVLMN